The Acidicapsa acidisoli genome contains a region encoding:
- a CDS encoding CRTAC1 family protein has product MFTRRGFLNFSSAALIGAILQRAGAQQTGGMGGRVVAPQKKPQQSGRPFDARFIDVAASAGLTAPMIYGGVDHDEYIIEANGCGCAFLDYDNDGWIDIFLLSGTRLGGAPVGTSNRLYKNNRDGTFTDVTRQAGLEAAGWANAVCVADYDNDGYEDIFCTYFGQNRLYRNLGNGTFKDVAKEAGLENSKARWGAGCSFFDYNRDGHLDLFVSNYLEFDFDHVPRPGSGANCNFKGIPIECGPRGLPFGRHSLYRNNGDGTFTDVSMEAGIGKPWSSYGMTVVAADFNEDGWPDIYVACDSTPSLLFINQHDGTFKEEGVERGVALSNDGAEEAGMGIGIGDYNLDGHLDLFKTHFADDTNVLYLNDGTGNFDDRTLQSKIGVETRFSSWGAGIVDLDNDGWPDIFFVTGSVYPNVEQKLPQYPNKSQRILFRNLGNGTFEEIANAGPGVTTPHSSRGCAFGDFDNDGDMDILVLNINEPPSLLRNDLKVSHHWLKVKLVGVKSNRSAVGARVLARYSGHLQVQEVLSQSSYYSCNDSRLHFGLGQAVTADLEVRWPSGTVEKYPGVKCDQLITIREEHGIVPNVGWAR; this is encoded by the coding sequence ATGTTTACACGCCGCGGGTTTCTCAATTTTTCGTCCGCAGCCTTGATCGGAGCGATCTTACAGCGAGCCGGCGCGCAGCAGACAGGCGGCATGGGAGGGCGTGTCGTCGCTCCGCAGAAAAAGCCTCAGCAGTCCGGCCGCCCATTTGATGCTCGATTCATCGACGTAGCAGCCTCGGCGGGACTGACCGCTCCCATGATTTACGGTGGTGTCGATCATGACGAGTACATTATCGAAGCGAATGGCTGTGGATGCGCCTTCCTGGACTACGACAACGACGGGTGGATCGATATCTTCCTGCTTAGCGGCACACGGTTAGGCGGCGCTCCCGTCGGGACATCCAATCGACTCTACAAAAACAATCGCGATGGAACCTTTACCGATGTAACACGGCAGGCTGGACTGGAAGCGGCCGGTTGGGCCAACGCGGTCTGTGTGGCGGACTACGACAACGATGGTTATGAAGATATCTTTTGCACCTATTTTGGTCAGAACCGGCTTTACCGCAATCTCGGAAACGGAACTTTCAAGGATGTGGCCAAAGAAGCGGGTTTAGAGAATTCCAAAGCCAGATGGGGTGCCGGATGTTCGTTCTTCGATTACAACCGCGATGGCCACCTCGATCTCTTCGTTTCTAATTATCTTGAGTTCGACTTCGACCACGTCCCACGGCCAGGATCCGGTGCGAATTGCAATTTCAAGGGCATTCCGATCGAATGCGGCCCGCGAGGCCTTCCCTTTGGCAGGCATTCTCTTTATAGAAATAATGGAGATGGAACGTTCACAGATGTGAGCATGGAGGCCGGTATAGGGAAGCCGTGGTCAAGTTATGGAATGACGGTCGTGGCAGCCGATTTCAATGAGGACGGCTGGCCTGATATCTATGTGGCCTGCGACTCGACCCCCAGCCTCCTGTTCATCAACCAGCACGACGGAACCTTTAAGGAGGAAGGCGTCGAACGTGGCGTTGCGCTCAGCAATGACGGTGCAGAAGAAGCGGGCATGGGAATAGGCATAGGTGACTATAACCTCGATGGCCACTTGGATCTCTTCAAGACACACTTCGCGGATGATACGAATGTACTCTATCTCAATGATGGGACGGGCAATTTTGATGACCGGACTCTGCAGTCGAAGATAGGCGTGGAGACCCGCTTCTCGAGTTGGGGAGCAGGCATCGTCGATCTCGATAACGACGGCTGGCCCGACATATTTTTTGTAACTGGAAGCGTCTATCCCAATGTTGAACAGAAGTTACCGCAATACCCCAACAAGTCCCAGAGAATTCTCTTCAGAAATCTGGGCAACGGAACTTTCGAAGAGATTGCCAACGCTGGCCCGGGAGTTACAACACCCCATTCGAGTCGCGGCTGTGCATTCGGCGATTTTGACAACGATGGAGACATGGACATCCTCGTCCTCAACATAAACGAGCCGCCCTCACTGCTGCGCAACGATTTAAAAGTATCCCATCACTGGCTTAAGGTGAAGCTTGTCGGCGTCAAATCCAATCGGAGCGCTGTGGGTGCCCGCGTACTGGCTCGGTACTCAGGTCATCTGCAAGTTCAAGAGGTATTGAGCCAGTCAAGTTACTATTCCTGTAACGACTCCCGCCTCCATTTTGGTCTGGGACAAGCAGTTACGGCGGATCTCGAAGTTCGATGGCCGAGTGGAACCGTTGAAAAATATCCGGGAGTGAAGTGTGATCAACTCATTACGATTCGTGAAGAGCACGGCATCGTCCCCAATGTTGGCTGGGCACGCTGA
- a CDS encoding glycoside hydrolase family 31 protein — protein sequence MNKRKAKYRKVWQRMKVRLLPGITVFLVFGAIHGIHAQMPGQSIPDQPTITVNQTDAGLSVTVGEEHLTITVCRDSVIHVVATPNGSISNDSPRPWMLDSAQSCPGARFQFAKSDSAATLTTAELVVSLSLVHGNITYSSVRGASLLREGGSVPRTYEPDSVNGEQTYHITDRFSPDATEGIYGLGQHQNGMFNYRGATVELGQNNTDVAIPFLISSKGYALLWNTASLSYEDNRFPLEFSFNSLAGKSVDYYFLYGPEMDGIIHQYRNMTGHSPMLPKWSYGFFQSKDRYVSLDEILEIAQRYRSEHIPLDAIVQDWFWWKTEGDPIFNTNYHDVPKDLETLHQEHMHAMISVWGLFDPASVNFKGLAAQKFDVPKAHVYDATNPAARDFYWNNLAGKLFAQGWDAFWLDSAEPEEYWPHMGDAILRNKKLAIGNGAEYTNVFPLVHTGGIQQHWLDTTHQKRVFLLTRSAFLGQQRVGATVWSGDVYSTYWGLQHQVAAGLNFALSGYPYWTTDIGGYWPAYDGAIQEPAYQELYARWFEFGAFCPIFRSHGHRPHNEMWTYDKVEPILIEYDKLRYRLMPYIYSLAWKVTDQDYTIQRPLVMDWRTDQKTWNIGDQFMFGPAILVNPVMKQNATHRTVYLPDSPVWYDFWTGASTKGGQEIEADAPLNRMPLFVRAGSILPLGPEIEYATQNPGGPIELRVYRGANGSFDLYEDSGDSYDYQKGEHSIIPLRWDEAAHRLTIGERVGTFPGMIDQRHFQVVFVTDGHGAGGGLSTSIDREISYNGTETSVTVP from the coding sequence ATGAATAAGCGAAAAGCCAAATATCGGAAAGTTTGGCAGCGGATGAAGGTGCGGCTGTTGCCTGGTATCACAGTCTTTTTAGTCTTTGGAGCCATCCACGGCATCCACGCTCAGATGCCTGGCCAATCCATACCGGACCAACCGACGATCACGGTCAACCAGACTGACGCCGGCCTGAGTGTGACGGTGGGAGAAGAACATCTCACGATCACCGTATGCCGAGACTCTGTCATTCATGTAGTCGCAACTCCCAATGGGTCCATATCCAATGACTCGCCGAGGCCTTGGATGCTCGACTCTGCGCAATCCTGCCCAGGCGCCAGATTCCAGTTCGCGAAGAGTGACAGCGCTGCAACTCTGACCACGGCAGAACTTGTCGTTAGCTTGTCTCTCGTTCACGGAAACATAACGTACAGTAGCGTTCGAGGAGCGAGCCTGCTGCGCGAAGGAGGCAGTGTACCGCGGACCTATGAGCCGGACTCAGTCAACGGGGAGCAGACGTATCACATCACAGACAGGTTCTCTCCGGACGCCACGGAGGGCATCTACGGCCTAGGGCAACACCAGAACGGGATGTTCAACTATCGCGGAGCCACGGTGGAGCTGGGCCAGAACAACACGGACGTCGCCATCCCCTTCCTTATATCGAGCAAAGGCTACGCGCTTCTTTGGAACACAGCATCTCTGAGCTATGAAGATAACCGCTTCCCTCTGGAGTTCTCCTTCAACTCGCTAGCTGGTAAGTCAGTGGACTATTACTTCCTCTATGGCCCGGAGATGGACGGCATCATTCATCAGTATCGAAACATGACGGGACACTCTCCGATGCTGCCCAAGTGGTCCTATGGCTTCTTTCAATCCAAAGACCGGTATGTCTCTCTGGATGAGATTCTTGAAATCGCGCAACGCTACCGCAGCGAACATATCCCGCTAGACGCAATCGTTCAGGACTGGTTTTGGTGGAAGACCGAAGGCGATCCGATCTTCAACACCAACTATCACGATGTTCCCAAAGATCTTGAGACGCTGCATCAGGAGCACATGCACGCCATGATCTCAGTTTGGGGGCTGTTTGATCCGGCTTCGGTGAACTTCAAAGGGTTGGCGGCTCAGAAATTCGACGTGCCGAAGGCGCATGTATACGACGCCACGAATCCTGCTGCGCGCGATTTTTATTGGAACAACCTTGCCGGTAAGCTTTTCGCACAGGGCTGGGACGCATTCTGGCTGGATAGCGCGGAGCCGGAAGAATACTGGCCGCACATGGGTGACGCGATCCTGCGAAACAAGAAGCTTGCGATTGGCAATGGCGCCGAATACACCAATGTATTTCCCTTGGTGCATACGGGCGGCATCCAGCAGCATTGGCTTGACACTACGCATCAGAAGCGTGTCTTTCTACTTACCAGGTCTGCCTTTCTTGGCCAGCAGCGCGTAGGCGCCACGGTGTGGTCCGGCGATGTCTACAGCACGTACTGGGGCTTGCAGCATCAGGTCGCCGCCGGATTGAATTTTGCACTTTCCGGATATCCCTATTGGACCACCGATATCGGCGGGTACTGGCCTGCGTATGACGGCGCGATTCAAGAGCCTGCCTATCAGGAGCTCTACGCACGATGGTTCGAGTTTGGAGCCTTTTGTCCTATCTTTCGCAGTCATGGACACAGGCCGCACAACGAGATGTGGACCTATGACAAGGTCGAACCGATCCTAATTGAATACGACAAGCTGCGTTACCGTCTCATGCCTTACATTTACTCGCTTGCGTGGAAGGTGACAGACCAGGACTACACCATCCAAAGGCCGCTGGTGATGGATTGGCGCACGGATCAGAAGACCTGGAATATCGGGGATCAGTTCATGTTCGGCCCTGCGATCCTGGTCAATCCAGTAATGAAGCAGAACGCGACTCATCGCACGGTGTATCTGCCGGATTCGCCCGTTTGGTATGACTTCTGGACCGGAGCATCGACGAAGGGCGGTCAGGAGATTGAAGCCGATGCGCCTCTGAACCGGATGCCCCTCTTTGTTCGTGCTGGCTCTATTCTTCCTCTCGGCCCCGAAATTGAATACGCCACGCAGAACCCCGGCGGCCCGATAGAACTCCGAGTGTATCGCGGCGCGAACGGCAGTTTTGATTTATACGAAGACTCTGGAGACAGCTACGATTACCAGAAAGGCGAGCACTCAATCATACCCCTCCGATGGGATGAAGCGGCCCATAGACTTACAATTGGTGAACGGGTTGGAACGTTCCCCGGCATGATAGATCAACGCCATTTTCAGGTTGTCTTCGTAACAGATGGCCACGGAGCAGGCGGTGGTTTGTCCACAAGCATTGATCGCGAAATCAGCTATAACGGAACTGAAACGAGTGTAACTGTGCCCTGA
- a CDS encoding TonB-dependent receptor, with protein sequence MNNLKSVKRISIFVFLLLAWGALSASAQFLSGIEGTARDQSGAVVAGAKATLTDTRLGVAKNATTNQDGYFRIDSIAASTYTLQIQMSGFKSWDQKDLTLQVGEIRTLAPVLEVGSVSTDVTVSADQSTINTVSATTGAVIAEETVQETPLPGQNVYSLSALTPGMTGSAVTSGDNYTNEYAININAAGLRQEQNGYEIDGAYTNTPSRGGGTSISPNPEIVQSVDIRTNDFDAQKGRNGGATVDVFTNSGSNDFHGTLDYYFTNNALTALTQFETSVPSFERNEMGATMGGPIIKNKLFVFGAIDVLRSSTTSASQYTVETKDFDAWVAANLPNSVANQVLTMAPPLSFPTSGVLTVSQLEAQNPGFFAPPAGIPSTLDAVGLANISFSVPKNGYQWSVRGDYYISAKDRVYVTSIRTYDTSAGATPRPALNIPQANSSDFVNVDWTHTFSPHLLNEGGANIIRPYGSNLPVPSNAIPYINVTGLQGFSNWGPGNFTQSTLGWRDVMTATVKTHTLKFGFDQFNIREADSQDGAFDRPTYNFNNLLDFVQDEAISESATPVNLTTQQEAPYNRRYRALYTGVYIQDDWKLMRTFTLNAGVRYDSMANFFSILSPQLTNFTLGQGPTANAQIADGVTGLAKGNNVLDHSIWGINPRVGFSWDVFGKGRTAVRGGFGIFSDQPPYIHITDITAGNLPNFFTPSLNVQQGTTPVFQLCSAPTGFTEACPVVNTSNVVLNSSGGVVGQRASLGGYSPNYKLTQVEDWSLSVQQEFGGGIIAELNYSASVAHHLPIFNQDLNRFSGDLIVNNGTLTRLNPNFGGINYATSNGNSVGQYGSALVQRRLAHGLALRGIYTVGKALDILSQSGSLDSGAITGGITSDIIENGNFARQRGRADFDVHQQFSADGTWMVPSHYPNALERNILGGWEFGGVWILQTGLPFTVYTSAAFNPVYDSTGKVIGNTGGDYNADGSNYDVPNAPSFGNHLSGQGKKAFLTGLFPASAFPVPTLGTEGNLGRNTYDEPGYNNLDFTFEKFFSTPWFFGEKLKIEAKGEVFDLFNRSNLVSVSSDLSSGSFGKATNQLPPRSLQLHLRASF encoded by the coding sequence ATGAACAACTTGAAATCTGTCAAGAGAATATCAATCTTTGTTTTCCTCCTATTAGCTTGGGGAGCGTTATCGGCATCCGCTCAGTTCTTGAGCGGCATTGAAGGGACGGCGCGAGACCAATCCGGAGCTGTGGTCGCAGGTGCAAAAGCCACCCTCACGGACACGCGGTTAGGGGTGGCGAAGAACGCTACAACAAATCAGGATGGCTATTTCCGTATCGACAGCATAGCTGCATCGACATATACCCTGCAGATTCAGATGAGCGGCTTCAAGAGCTGGGATCAAAAGGACCTCACTCTACAGGTCGGGGAGATCCGGACGCTTGCACCTGTACTCGAGGTCGGGTCTGTCTCGACCGATGTCACAGTATCTGCCGATCAGTCGACCATCAATACAGTATCGGCGACCACCGGAGCCGTAATCGCAGAGGAGACGGTGCAGGAGACGCCCCTCCCTGGCCAGAACGTCTACAGCCTATCGGCTCTGACACCAGGGATGACGGGAAGCGCGGTAACGTCCGGAGATAATTACACCAATGAGTACGCCATCAACATCAATGCGGCTGGGCTGCGTCAGGAACAGAACGGATACGAGATTGACGGCGCCTACACAAACACCCCATCGCGCGGTGGCGGAACCTCAATTTCCCCAAATCCAGAAATTGTGCAATCCGTAGATATCAGGACCAACGACTTCGACGCTCAAAAGGGAAGGAACGGCGGCGCAACGGTCGATGTCTTCACCAATTCAGGCTCGAATGACTTCCACGGAACGCTCGACTACTATTTCACGAATAATGCCTTAACCGCTCTTACTCAGTTTGAAACTTCCGTTCCGAGTTTCGAGCGCAATGAGATGGGTGCCACAATGGGCGGCCCGATTATCAAGAACAAGCTGTTTGTCTTCGGCGCTATTGACGTGCTCCGCTCCAGTACCACGAGCGCCAGCCAGTATACGGTTGAGACGAAGGACTTTGACGCTTGGGTCGCGGCTAACCTCCCAAATAGCGTGGCCAACCAGGTTCTTACAATGGCTCCGCCCCTGAGCTTTCCAACGAGTGGCGTTCTTACCGTAAGTCAACTCGAAGCACAAAATCCCGGATTCTTCGCACCACCGGCAGGTATCCCTTCGACTCTGGATGCAGTTGGTCTCGCTAACATCAGTTTTTCCGTTCCCAAGAACGGATACCAGTGGAGTGTTCGAGGTGACTACTATATCAGCGCCAAGGATCGCGTTTATGTTACGTCGATTCGAACCTATGACACGTCAGCAGGCGCGACGCCCCGGCCTGCGCTGAATATCCCACAAGCCAACAGTTCCGACTTTGTCAACGTGGACTGGACCCACACGTTCTCCCCGCATCTTCTTAATGAGGGAGGGGCAAATATTATTCGTCCCTATGGCTCCAATCTGCCAGTACCTTCCAATGCGATTCCTTACATCAACGTGACTGGGTTGCAAGGGTTTTCTAATTGGGGGCCTGGAAACTTTACCCAATCCACACTCGGCTGGCGCGACGTGATGACGGCGACAGTAAAAACTCATACTCTCAAGTTTGGCTTTGACCAGTTCAATATTCGCGAAGCCGATTCCCAGGACGGCGCTTTCGATCGTCCGACCTATAACTTCAACAATCTTCTCGACTTTGTCCAGGACGAGGCAATCAGCGAATCGGCTACTCCTGTCAACCTGACAACGCAGCAGGAAGCGCCTTATAACCGGCGCTACCGCGCACTCTATACCGGAGTCTACATCCAGGATGACTGGAAGTTGATGCGAACATTTACGCTCAACGCAGGTGTCCGGTACGATTCGATGGCAAATTTCTTTTCCATCCTTTCGCCTCAATTGACTAACTTCACACTTGGCCAGGGGCCTACGGCAAATGCTCAGATAGCGGACGGAGTGACCGGACTGGCGAAGGGCAATAATGTGCTCGACCACAGTATTTGGGGCATCAATCCACGCGTAGGGTTTTCCTGGGATGTTTTTGGAAAGGGCAGGACAGCCGTGCGCGGCGGCTTTGGGATCTTCTCCGATCAACCGCCTTACATTCACATCACAGACATAACGGCGGGCAATCTGCCAAACTTCTTTACGCCGTCTCTTAACGTACAACAGGGGACGACGCCTGTCTTCCAGCTTTGCAGCGCTCCAACAGGCTTTACGGAAGCGTGCCCGGTGGTGAACACCAGCAATGTTGTGCTCAACTCAAGTGGCGGAGTCGTTGGTCAGAGGGCAAGTCTGGGTGGTTATTCGCCTAACTACAAACTTACTCAGGTAGAAGACTGGTCTCTCAGCGTGCAGCAGGAGTTTGGTGGAGGTATCATCGCTGAACTCAACTATTCCGCGTCGGTCGCCCATCACCTGCCGATATTCAATCAAGACCTCAACCGCTTCTCCGGAGACCTGATCGTCAACAATGGAACGCTGACACGTCTCAATCCAAACTTTGGCGGAATCAACTACGCCACTTCGAACGGTAACTCAGTTGGCCAATACGGCAGTGCCTTGGTGCAACGCCGTCTCGCGCATGGCCTCGCGCTACGCGGTATCTACACCGTTGGCAAGGCGCTGGATATTCTCAGCCAGTCGGGCTCCCTGGATAGCGGAGCCATCACGGGAGGCATTACATCGGATATCATCGAGAACGGCAATTTTGCGAGGCAGCGTGGCCGCGCCGACTTTGATGTCCACCAGCAGTTCTCGGCCGACGGCACGTGGATGGTGCCAAGCCATTATCCCAATGCGCTGGAAAGGAACATTCTCGGTGGATGGGAGTTCGGCGGTGTGTGGATACTGCAGACCGGCTTGCCTTTCACGGTCTACACAAGCGCTGCCTTCAATCCGGTCTATGACTCAACTGGGAAGGTGATTGGCAATACCGGCGGCGACTATAACGCGGACGGATCGAACTATGATGTGCCGAACGCGCCGTCCTTCGGGAACCACCTGAGCGGTCAGGGCAAGAAGGCATTTCTCACTGGGCTATTTCCTGCCTCAGCATTTCCTGTGCCGACCCTCGGAACAGAAGGAAATCTAGGGCGCAATACTTACGACGAGCCGGGATATAACAACCTTGACTTCACCTTTGAGAAATTCTTCTCCACTCCCTGGTTTTTTGGAGAGAAGTTGAAGATCGAGGCAAAGGGTGAAGTCTTTGATCTCTTCAACCGCAGCAATCTGGTTTCTGTGAGTTCGGATCTGTCCAGCGGTTCGTTTGGGAAAGCGACCAATCAGTTGCCTCCCCGTAGTCTGCAACTGCATTTACGCGCGAGTTTCTGA
- a CDS encoding glycoside hydrolase family 31 protein yields MASAVSRSRVLLFILTVMLGGGILRAQNTALVLEREGTTVALEPYAPNILRVTMSTLKDQATAEPGYGIVAKPAAAGWAHEATASGDTYTSPRMTLFLAAPAPPQKRPDGSFWRGPKKNYNGVGREPYLIITAADGKPLLKMQGWEMAELNDKDGDSQLNNDRRSQDPQFYRVGATFASPDDEHYYGLGQNQEGYLDHRQHKVECWADYQSAGGPNFCVPFLVTNKGYGLLWDNPSKTAILPGFNEQTKWISQIGQRVSFFVVAGQTTDEIYAGYRLLTGDTPMLPKWAYGLIQCKQRYSTQAEMLAVAKGYRDRHLPIDMLVLDWFYYTGMGQMDFIKEAWPDPAEMNRQLHAMNIETMISVWPRFKPGTRYYETVKNNGYFLHHADGRPEDGMPYDAQGSDIDSTNPDAAKWYWSVIHQDIASKGFDSFWADETEPDLPPNGSYFKIGPGTEYFNIYPLFHTAAFYNGIRKDMPDTRALILSRDAYLGAQHNGAIFWSSDIFPTWDVLQRQVPTGLDVAASGIAYWGNDIGGWQGLPKTHVPVNKPLIDPSDARDEVGGYDDYPELYVRWYEYGVFQPNFRTHGTRPHNEVWSYGKQAEPILEKYLRLRYELMPYIYSLGYYTHETGAPFMRPLFMDFPNDPKVADMGDEYMFGPAFLVAPVTSQGQTLKSVYLPAGTAWYNYWSSERFDGGQTIQVNAPIDTIPLFVKAGSIVPLGSVVESTHDKQSIAHVKVFPGADADFTLYNDDGLTYAYEKGQSQVTRIHWDEKAHKLTQSGSQAWSDDTVIDVVQRP; encoded by the coding sequence ATGGCTTCTGCCGTGAGTCGAAGTAGAGTTCTGCTGTTCATTCTGACTGTAATGTTAGGGGGCGGTATTCTGCGCGCGCAGAATACCGCGTTAGTTCTGGAGCGCGAAGGAACCACGGTGGCCCTTGAACCTTATGCTCCAAATATCCTGCGTGTAACCATGAGCACGCTCAAGGATCAGGCTACGGCTGAGCCGGGCTATGGAATTGTAGCCAAGCCTGCCGCTGCTGGTTGGGCTCATGAAGCGACGGCCTCCGGAGATACTTATACTTCGCCCCGGATGACATTGTTCCTTGCGGCGCCGGCTCCTCCTCAGAAGAGGCCAGACGGGTCGTTCTGGCGCGGTCCAAAGAAAAATTACAACGGTGTGGGACGAGAACCTTATTTGATAATCACGGCCGCCGATGGAAAGCCCTTATTGAAGATGCAGGGTTGGGAGATGGCGGAGCTGAACGATAAGGACGGAGACAGTCAGCTCAACAACGACCGCCGTTCCCAGGACCCGCAGTTCTACCGGGTGGGCGCTACGTTTGCTTCGCCCGATGACGAACACTACTACGGCCTCGGGCAAAATCAGGAAGGCTATCTTGACCACCGGCAGCACAAGGTGGAGTGTTGGGCTGACTACCAATCGGCAGGCGGACCAAATTTCTGCGTTCCTTTCCTGGTAACCAACAAAGGATATGGCCTGCTCTGGGATAATCCTTCGAAGACCGCAATTCTCCCCGGATTCAATGAGCAGACTAAGTGGATATCGCAGATCGGCCAGCGAGTATCGTTCTTTGTCGTAGCGGGCCAGACAACGGATGAGATCTATGCCGGCTACAGGCTGCTGACAGGTGATACTCCCATGCTGCCGAAGTGGGCTTACGGATTGATCCAGTGCAAACAGAGGTATTCGACGCAGGCGGAGATGCTAGCAGTTGCCAAAGGCTATCGTGATCGCCACTTACCGATCGATATGTTAGTGCTTGATTGGTTCTATTACACGGGCATGGGCCAGATGGACTTCATCAAGGAGGCGTGGCCTGACCCAGCGGAGATGAATCGTCAACTTCACGCCATGAATATCGAGACGATGATCAGCGTTTGGCCGCGATTCAAGCCGGGCACACGCTACTACGAAACCGTGAAGAACAATGGCTATTTTCTGCATCATGCCGACGGTAGGCCAGAAGATGGAATGCCCTATGATGCCCAGGGATCGGACATCGATTCGACCAACCCCGATGCAGCCAAATGGTACTGGAGCGTGATCCATCAAGATATCGCAAGCAAGGGTTTCGATTCGTTCTGGGCAGACGAGACAGAACCTGACCTGCCTCCGAACGGCAGCTACTTCAAGATTGGACCGGGAACAGAATACTTCAATATCTATCCCCTCTTTCATACCGCTGCGTTTTATAACGGCATACGCAAGGACATGCCCGATACGCGAGCGTTGATCCTATCACGCGACGCCTATCTCGGCGCGCAGCACAACGGAGCTATCTTCTGGTCCTCCGATATCTTCCCCACCTGGGATGTGCTGCAGCGGCAAGTCCCAACCGGTCTTGATGTTGCCGCTTCTGGAATTGCATATTGGGGAAACGATATTGGTGGCTGGCAGGGACTTCCGAAGACGCATGTACCCGTGAATAAACCTTTGATCGACCCTTCCGATGCGCGGGACGAGGTAGGTGGCTATGACGACTATCCCGAGTTATATGTGCGTTGGTACGAATACGGCGTCTTTCAGCCGAATTTCAGAACGCATGGCACACGGCCCCATAATGAGGTATGGTCTTATGGCAAGCAGGCTGAGCCGATCCTTGAAAAGTATCTCCGGCTGCGCTACGAATTGATGCCGTATATCTACTCTCTCGGCTATTACACGCATGAGACTGGAGCGCCTTTCATGCGACCGTTGTTCATGGACTTTCCAAATGACCCGAAGGTGGCGGACATGGGAGACGAGTATATGTTTGGACCAGCTTTCCTGGTAGCTCCTGTAACGTCTCAAGGTCAAACTTTGAAGAGCGTCTATCTGCCGGCAGGCACAGCCTGGTACAACTACTGGTCCAGTGAACGCTTCGACGGGGGCCAGACGATTCAGGTAAACGCCCCCATCGATACAATCCCTCTCTTTGTGAAAGCGGGTTCGATCGTGCCGCTTGGGAGCGTTGTCGAAAGTACTCATGACAAGCAGAGCATCGCCCACGTAAAAGTCTTTCCTGGAGCGGACGCTGATTTCACACTCTACAACGACGACGGGCTGACGTATGCGTATGAGAAAGGCCAGAGCCAGGTGACGCGAATTCATTGGGATGAGAAAGCTCACAAACTGACGCAAAGCGGATCACAGGCCTGGAGCGATGACACGGTTATAGATGTCGTGCAGCGACCATGA